A window from Podospora bellae-mahoneyi strain CBS 112042 chromosome 1 map unlocalized CBS112042p_1, whole genome shotgun sequence encodes these proteins:
- a CDS encoding uncharacterized protein (CAZy:CE5; EggNog:ENOG503P2FW; COG:G) yields the protein MRFLATVAALTGTLVAALPSPLDEIRTRELVESHRQTMETLEARGWKSGEGATANELLDGGPCPKVIFIYARGSTEGGNLGSLGSPTGVALDAAFGEANVWVQGVGGAYSANLLDNLLSEGTTTAAINEMKSLLIRANSLCPQAKIVAGGYSQGAALAGAAISQSSATIREQIKGVVLYGWTKNQQNNGKIPNYPAARLKVYCESGDLVCNGSLIVLPAHGTYADEAADEAPKFLISRINAS from the exons ATGCGTTTCCTCGCTACCGTCGCCGCCCTCACCGGCACTCTCGTCGCGGCTCTCCCGAGCCCTCTCGATGAGATTCGCACCCGGGAGCTTGTCGAGTCTCACCGCCAGACCATGGAGACCCTTGAGGCTCGTGGCTGGAAGTCGGGTGAGGGTGCGACTGCTAACGAACTGCTCGATGGCGGCCCGTGCCCCAAGGTCATCTTCATCTACGCCCGCGGTTCCACCGAGGGTGGTAACCTT GGATCTCTCGGCAGCCCAACTGGTGTCGCTCTCGACGCTGCCTTTGGCGAGGCCAACGTCTGGGTCCAGGGTGTTGGCGGTGCTTactccgccaacctcctcgacaacctcctctccgagggcaccaccaccgccgccattaACGAGATGAAGagcctcctcatccgcgcCAACTCGCTCTGCCCCCAGGCCAAGATCGTCGCCGGTGGCTACAGCCAGGgtgccgccctcgccggtgCCGCCATCTCCCAGAGCAGCGCCACCATCCGCGAGCAGATCAAGGGTGTTGTCCTCTACGGCTGGACCAAGAACCAGCAGAACAACGGAAAGATCCCCAACTACCCTGCCGCCCGTCTCAAGGTGTACTGCGAGAGCGGCGACTTGGTTTGCAACGGCTCGCTCATTGTTCTGCCTGCCCATGGCACCTATGCTGATGAGGCTGCTGATGAGGCGCCCAAGTTCCTGATCTCCAGGATCAATGCCAGCTAG